GTCAAAGATGAGCATATTTTTTCATGAGAAACATTATTAAGAGAGGAAGAAGTCCATGTCTCAGAATGTTTAGTATTAATCAACATTTAACTTTTGTGTGTATAGAAAATTTGCATTGAATACACCACTAGTACAAGTGCATGATctgatattaaaaaaaactaaaacgcacaaccatttttattattattatttgttttgttCCCTTTGAACTATCACTATCCGGAGTTTCACTGCAACaaactaattaatatatagtTATATATGTTATGTATCGTGGTTATTATCACATATTCATATTATTAAAGAATGAGATAAGGTCTACTGTCTACACATAAACACAATTCCTAAAATGTTAAATCTTAGAACTAAACATTATAAACTAATTATCACAAACCCAACTATCAAAAAGAAAGTACGAAAAAAATTAAGAATTGGATAATAGCTAATCATCCCACTGTAAAAAGACCTAGAATGTAAAACTCTTTACATAACAGAGAGAATTACttgaaagataaaaaaaaaactctataTAATGCAAAAAACCAGACAAAGTTTCCAACGTCTctctgtattttttgttttatatatttttctcttCTGCATGAAAAATATGTATAATGTATATTTAGAGCTGCATAAAAAGTACTGTTTTCGACTAGAAAACTCAATCGCTGCTCTTTCTTTCATCAGGTTTTTAAACATTACATAGTGTGGGTGTGTGTGAATCTGAGAGAGATTTAGAGCGAAAAATATGATGTacccaaaacataatttaaacatgTAAGATCATATTTCAACCCAAAATCAAACACATAGAATTCATAAACTATTGTCAATAAACAACAAACTGAACATGGTGcagtttcctcttttcctttcacagacaaagaaaactctgtaaataagGACTTTTACGGCACTTGAGTTACCCAAAACATCACATGAACAAATCACAATTTGCAAGTCGTAAACCAGTTTGCAAGCGATTAGTATACAGCCACGCAACCTTTTATTTAACAAACAGTCATTAAACATGCAAACAAATACAACAAAGAACAATTCTTTTTTacaatccttaataaatatatttactaaGTTAGCATAAAGAATTAATTGTTTTTTACAATCTTTAATAAATATATTGACTAAGTTAGCATAAAGATCAATCTTTTTCTGATTATTTTGTAGAACCCCATTTGTTAAATTCCACACATTCCCTGTTGGACTTATAAATAAGTAGTACATATATATAAACGATTCATCGCATAGAAACCCCATATCACTTCTCTGAGCCACTTTATAAGAATAAGTATGACATAAAAATTAAATCATTTAGGCTGAAAAATACCTACTACAAGCTACTCGGAATGCGGTGGAGCCTGTGCCGTGGTCTGTGGACCGAAGTGGCGGAAGATGGTGGCAATCGCGGTGGTTCGTGGTGGCGGCGGCTCGGTGGCTGAGAGCGAACACGGCGGGTTCGCTAGTTAGAATGTGGTGGCGGCTTGGGAGGGGAATAAAGAGAGTGATGAATGAAATGAACGAGAGTGAATTGATATTAGGTTGGGTTGGACTTGGGCCTAGAAAATACAATCAGCCCAACTGTCAAAATCAAaagaattatattttttttaaaataattacttttttatttttattttttaattattttgtatGGTTTTGAAAATGTTATTTCTGTAGTTTTTGCGTGGTCCTTTTGTTGTTGCGAGGTTGTCTTCTGGGGTATTCTCTTGTTATACTACGCGAGTAGCCATTCTTACAAGATTACCGTCTTCAAGATTTCTCGCCCAATACCTTGCGAGTTGGCTTTTCACGACGAATTTTGGGTACAACAAAAACGATAATCAATAAGCTTCAAAACATTATTAGATTATAAATAGAATACAAACTTAACCAAAAATACACACAAAAAGAAAAAGATCAAATAATATAGAAGAAGACGAAAGGAAAAATCCCTatagaaaaacaaataaaaagtaatttagtttttaaaaatatataaactaaaattataaaataatatatcattTTAGACTATGTTTTGATTGAATTCCTATTTGGACtcaatgttttaaaaaaattaatttttggatcttgtattttgtaaaagttaatttaaattcaatatttattaaaattttgagGATATTTTAGTTACATTAgaaaatattttgacaaaaattGAGTCTATaatattattttgatttattttgtaaaacacaaagattaaaatataatttaacaaaatatacgGTCCAAACACATGTTCAACCAAAACATAAGGTTcaaattagtatttattttttttaattaaataatgtataAAAGTGGGGGTATTTATgttatattaaattttgtttgaCCAAAATTGGTTTTAATGACCTATTTTTAACTTCTTTAAGAAATACGAGATCCAAAAGTCTATTTTTTAAAACGTGAAGTCCAGCGAGTAACCAAGTAAAATGCATGGTTCAAAATAGTATTATGCAATATACAAttacataaatattttaaaaaataattatatacttGTATTAAATAAAAGAGTTATTTGTAGGAGAAGTTCTTAAACTTTACGTGTTTTGGCAAGTTGGTCCCCCAACTTTCTTTTTGGGCAAATTGGTCCCTACCAACCCAAGCCCCGTACCTCACCTTTGATGACCTTTCACCAAATCTACAACTCCAACCTCACCTCTCGCCAGCTCAGTTGGGACTTGCAAAAAATAGCATAGCACTTTTGCCACCCTTCACCTCCAATCCACTTTGCCTTCAATCTCAAAGAAAGCTTCGACCATCCTGCATTTTCCCAATCAACCCAGTCTGCCCCATCCTCAAAAAGAGTCTCGACCGTCTGATGACTCAAACCCATAAAAGTATCGCCCAACCTTTCATCATATCTGCAGCTTCAGGAGGGAGAGCACCTAAGACGAAGCTACTGATATGGGACCAAACTGGTGGTTGGTGCGTCAAGAACTAAGGGTGGCGCAAAAGTGGAATTGAGAGACAATTGGCTTTGGTCTCCTTGGCTGGGCTAGGTGCGGTGAGATCTGAAGCTATGTCCATGGTTAAGGTCGGGGCTGGGATAGGTGTGTGACAGTGAAGCCACTGAGAAAGTGAGAAAACGAAGGAGAAGCCTCCATCTCCGGTGAGTCCTCCAGCTTCAGATCCATGGCCACCATACCTAAAAATTGAAGAAAtggtatataaatttatattttttaaaattaatttttattttaaaatctatttttaattatttaattaattaaaaacacaAGGACATTTGTGTCTTACTAAAAAATTGCTTGAGTAAAACATGCTTGATGGTATTATTTTGATATGTTTTGCAAAAAGTTATTATATTTGCACCCCAAAAATATGTATAGACACCccattaataattaattttaaacacGTTTTCTCAATATTATTTTGACATTTTTTAAATTCTTTTTATgtcaattttaataattttttttatcttgttttcatatatttttttaaaataatgtataatttttttagaaaaaactttttttaataagtttttatatttttattgtgtttaatttttattttatttaaatatttaaaatatatattatttatatgtattttttagaatctgaaaaaggaaaaaaaatagaaaaatatgagCATaacttgaaaaaataaatattttatattaattttttataaaaatagggTGTTTTCATCAAATTTTGGTGTAAATATAATGTATTTTTCGCAAAATATAATGtatgaattatcatttaacaaaataattatccAGAATGATTGATCGCTTGTTAAGATAAAACTTAAGACTAAAGTGGTATTACATATTTGGAAATTTTTTAGAATAATGATGTGTTCCAAAACAATACACTAACTAATAATgtgtcatattttttaaaatagtgaaactcattttaaataaatttaattgtttaaataaaagtaaaataatattttggttcAAGTAAAAATATCTTTAGTCAAATTCTTATTAAAAAATGTCATTATAAGGGGTAATGGTAACACGTTTTTTGTGTTTTTAACTTTCTATGTAGTAGTAAGTCAATGATTTGATGatttatttaatgttattattgttgttagAGGAGAGAGAGGGAGTCATACATAGTATTACTTTatcaaacaaaaacaaaatcaacaactcaccaccaccaccacaactgCACTCCAAATAACACAgccttttctctttctttctgaTCCCTCTCACTCACTCAGTCTCtgatctctttctctttctctcaggtATGTATGTTTTTGTATGATCATATGATCGCATCTGTCCTCTTCTTCGATTCCTTTTTCTGATTCATCAAATCAAACCAAAGGCGCATGCTTTTTCAGATCCAATTAATTCCCCTTTACATATGTATATACTTGTTCGGATCTAATTGAATCCGTTTTCATACCACACTAGCAGTTTCCCTCATCAGTTATTCAATGTTGTATTTAGAACACATACAAACAAAATTTATAATAATTCTAACTAGTTGTTTGTTTGCAATTTTTTGGGTTTAGATATATACATATGGCTTCTTCCGATAACCCAGAAGTATCTGATAGAGGAATTAAGAAAGGAGgagatgatgataataataatgataaagaTGAGGGGAACAAGGGCACTGGCTTCATTGACAAGGTCAAGGACTTCATTCACGATATCGGCGAGAAAATCGAGGAAGCCATCGGATTTGGGAAGCCCACCGCTGATGTCACCGCCATTCACATCCCTTCCATCAATCTGGAGAAGGCCGACATCGTCGTCGATGTCCTCATCAAGAACCCTAACCCAGTCCCCATCCCTCTCGTTGACATCAACTACCTGATCGAGAGTGATGCCAGGAAGCTCATCTCTGGCTTGATCCCCGATGCGGGTACCATCCATGCCCATGGGGAGGAGACTGTCACAATCCCTCTCACTCTCATCTACGACGACATCAAGAGCACCTACGACGACATTCAGCCCGGAAGCATCATCCCCTACAAGATCAAGGTCGACCTCATTGTTGATGTTCCAGTCTTCGGAAGGCTCACTCTCCCCCTTGAGAAGACCGGAGAGATCCCCATTCCTTACAAGCCTGATGTTGATCTCGAGAAGATTCGCTTTCAGAGATTCTCCTTCGAAGAAACTGTTGCCGTCCTCCACTTGAAATTGGAGAACAAGAATGACTTCGATCTCTGCCTCAACACACTCGACTATGAGGTTTGGCTATCTGATGTCAGCATTGGCGGTGCGCAACTCTCCAAGTCTGCCAAAATGGAGAAGACTGGCATCACTACCATTGACGTGCCCATCACATTCAGGCCTAAGGACTTTGGCTCTGCTATGTGGGACATGATTCGAGGAAAGGGCACTGGTTACACAATTAAAGGACATATCGATGTGGACACACCCTTTGGAGCAATGAAGTTGCCCATCGTCAAAGAGGGTGGTACTACCCGTCTCAAGAAGAACAAGGAAGATGGCGGAGACGACGACGACGATGATGAGGTTAGCCATTATTTGTTCTGTTCTACACTTTCCTAACTTAAAACATTTTTATACAAGTCTGTCTGTCTTGCTGTACTgtagacacatgcacatatattcacTTAATTAGTCTGAGTTTTTACAAGTCTTATTACTTGATATATCAATACAAGTACAGTGATAAGATTACTAATAATTTAAACTAATTTGTATCCGTACGTACGTACGTGCAGGAGTAGAAGAGGAATTTGTTGTGTGGGTAGTGCCGACAATAATGAATAGGTTGAAGAAGGTTGGTTAAAATATTCAATGTATGCGAGGGGCAGTTGGCAGAATTATTGGTCGTTTCTTCTTCTGTTTTGTATTTGGGTGAGTCATAGACATTGCAATGTGGCTTATGGTTGATTGGTTGGTTTTCAATCTTCTGATTCTGATGCTGTTATGCTATCCAATCTCTATGCACATTTAATATCAGTGTTTCAACTCTCTATTATATGATACTGTTATGTGTTATTTACTGTGATTTTGAACAGTGTTGCTATTTCGCACATAACTTCTCACAATTGATTGATAATAATAAGTCAATTTTATATAGTATTCAACACCACTGGTGCTGTTAGCCTTTCTAGCTTCTGAATCATCATACTCTCATAATTTCTTATATATTTCCTTCCTACAACGTACTCTTAAACCTAGGTATTTTATTCAATATAGGGATAGGGAGGACATTATATGTAGAGAGGGTGTTTTTATGAGTATTAATTGGTAAagtttttttaattctttataATACTAAGATCCTAAAAGTTAATTTTGTATCACTTACATACTTTTTTTCAAATTATATTAGTTGGGCTCCTAAATACTAaactatatttatataaaaaagaaaaaacagaaaaaaaatctATATGTAATTTCCACTAGTATTACAGGGTAAATATCATATGAAATGAAAGAACATGGCTCAAGCCTCAGTGTCCAAACAACTTAAAGTAATTAAATCAGATCAAGGCCCAAATAAGGAAGAGGTTAGCCCAATTATCTATAAGCCCATTTGTAAATACTTTAAGTCTAATGAGAAATAAATAAACATAGTTTTTATATTTAtgggaaaaaaataattatatagtaagttttaaaaaaaagtttaaaatatggtaatttcatagaataaaaaaaataaattactataatcataaatacacaaaACTCTCTATCactacatctctctctctctcttattatTTCTTCCTCTCTCCTCTCCCATTTGGTTCTCTCATCTCAGCCCTCCGTCGGTGATGCTCCCTCCGCCCCCGCCCCCGCCCCCGCCCCCGCCCCCGACGACGACGACGCACCTCTGCCCCCGCTCTTGACTGCGACGTACCTTCGCCCCTctagttcttcttcttcttcttcttcttctacttcagatctagttttatttttatttttgttgtttttcttctttttcacatctcgTTTTGTCATTTCAAATATGATTTTGCatttcatatttaatttttttacttcTAAACCTAACTATAACAGGTCACAGTCACGATCTGTTctgatttttagattttttgtttaagTAATCGGGTACAATGACACCTGATTCTTTTTgttcatatctgattttttttagatctagctgtaaccagttacaatcacgattaatttagatttatttgtttagatctgattttgttttcacacctgactaagtaaACAGATACCATGgcgattgatttttttttttagatctgaatATATAACCAGGTACGATTATGAATAGTTTAGCTTTTTTATTTGTGATCTTATTTGTTTCCACATCTGGCTAAGTAATCGGTTACAATTGCAACtagttcattttttttatatatattttgtttttcaaacCTAGCTATAACCAGTTACATTCgcaatcaatttagtttatttttttcatatcagtttttttttccaaatctcactaagtaatcggttacaattcagttgatattttgataatggtacattactaaaaacatcaaaattatttttatagctgtaactagttactacaacatcccataaaaataaaactattttttattgttataatcagttaccacacatcactaaaaaaaattgatagtGGTACAGAATtactatcacaaaaaaaaatcaaaattgttttgaaAGTGTAACCAGTTACTGCAGATAAAATATTGATCAAACaagataaaaaatggaagaaaagaagAATAAATGGGAATAAAATGTATGGTGATGAAGgtctcaatattttttttcttcaaagaattatgtaaaaaaaaaattttaaaaatatgaatgataaaaaataatacaaatagattaaattataaaaataatctcaaaacatatcaaaacaaactactaaaaatgtataaaagataaaatatggtatacaaataaaattttataaatatatgggGAAAAAACTcctataaaaatgtaaaaaaaaaaaatgtcataaaaaacttaaggaaaaaaaatgtcatatttttcaACGTTTAAGAAAAAATCTCATATATGGTGTAATTTCCTCGAGTCAAATTTATACTTAGCCCATTGAAGCTCATGAATTTCTATGGGtactttacaaaaatataggTAAAAACAAGTTGCTTTCTATATTTATGGGCATAAAACTTATGCCACAAAATATGGTAATTTTagggaaaaaaaagtttaaaatatgggaATCCCACAAATTGCTATAAAATAAATACCATAAATAAAAATACACTCTCTCTCTTACTTTCCTCTCTCCCTCACCTATCATCCATCCACTCTCTTGATTTCTCTCACAACCATGGTAGCTAACAATTTTCTCTCACAACAATGGGAGTTATTTCACAATGGCAACCAAAAATGGACGCCGTACCTCCGGTCACCACCGACGCTATCTCTgatttgtcttcttcttcttcgcgtttttcttcttcttcttctttttcttcttcgtcttctttgttgttcaaatctttttttttttttcagatttggttttttttttcacatttgtctaagtaaccagttactgtcACAATCTAGTTTTGATTTTAGATCTGAGTTTTTTGTGGACCTAGCTGTAACTAGTTACCTTAttcaatcttcttcttcttcttctgattttaatgttattcttttttctatttgttgttgttcttctttttcacatctaaTTTTGCACTTCAGATATGCTTTTTTTTCTTCCAGCACTAATTGTAATCAATTACCATCACGATTTATTCAAGTTTTTTTGTTTAGATATACTTTTTTTtagatctgtttaagtaaccaggtaccaagGCGACTAGTTCTTTTTAttcatatctaattttttttagacctagctGTAACCAGTTGTGATAGCAatcaattcattttttttttagatttgattttgttttaatACTTGACTAAGTAACTAGGTACCAcgatgattgttttttttttagatcttaatttttttttcaaacccaCATGTAACCAGTTAAGATTATGATGcatttagattttttgtttggatCCTATTTTTTTTCTAGGCCTGGctaaagtaactggttaccatcgCATCGCAACTGGTTCCTTTTTTTCaggtctaattttttttcttcagacctagctataactagttaccttcacgataaatttagtttatttttttcaaatctcactaagtaaccagttacaattcagttggtattttgataatggtagattactaaaaaaaatcaagattatttttatagttgtaacaaaTTACCACCAtaccacttaaaaaataaaactgattttgatagtggtaaccagttaccacacatCATTAAACAAACTAACGGTGGCATACGATTACTaccacataaaaaaattaaaattgttttgatagtggtaactggttatTGCAGAGAAAATGTTGAAGagataaaaaatggaagaaaagaaaaaaaaatatgaataaaaagcATGGTGAATAaggtctcaatttttttttaacaaaaaataatgtaaaaaaatattacaaatagattaaaattataaaaataatcttaAAACATATTAAAACTAACTACTAAAACTgtataaacataaaatatgatatacaaacaaaatattacaaattgttacactcagatttcgagataagaaattATCACCTCGAaggctggactcgtcaagtgtgagctcgagatatataaaaacGCATGTTCATGGTCCAGCTGTAAAACCCCCGAAGCAAGACGGCAATCTCGAAGATGTAACCTCGAGAtcctttctaagctcgaaagagcaTAGCATCAGGATACATCTGTTAGCAAATGCCTTCAGACCGAATAGTCCGAGCTTAAAGAGCACAAGCTCGAAATGTGACAGCCTCGATGGTATCTATCTGCTAAAAGCAGGTCTTGGAATAAGACGGCCAGTTCGTAACCTGTCCGTAAACCTTGACTGGCGCGATGCTGGTTGCTGACCTCGgagatttgatgagtcatctgatgtaacgcgttctgtacgtttaaagatatttattgttgtaacatcccaacattaaagggatattaacaagtctttTATCcatttcctggtcttcaggggacgtttccttgtatatagaagttacagcatttaatatcattatttcaattaatatgtagaagtatcttcccgaaatatgtgggaatgaactctgaaaactctctataaatagagaggtcatgaacacttgtaaaggacggatcttttgatatcttgagagagaactatggggaattcatctctgaaggatttccagaaaactccaagttctaataaaatagactcgtggactaggcagatttaattgttgaaccacgtaaaacccttgttgttccaccatactattcatctgcaccatagctcatattgtttaattgctttacattttaagttgacgaaaaacgacgtcaacagtttggtgctttcattgagagcattaagcagtacgaATCTGAGTCTAGTCATTCGAAAAAGCctccctgattagctatggccgcaaatgttcctaatattccTGAAGAATAAGTCAACTATCTGCGgcgccctgggaaacagccaatgacGAATCCAAAACCAgaggagagaagtgagtcctctaactctcgaggacctccagcaccaccgacccccagggacgacgaggacatgtactataatcttgagcgatatgttcccattgtggaactcaaAAATCGTCAGTTgagaaaacagttggctgaggccaagaagcgTAACGAGGAATTAGCTAGATTGGCTGCGGACGCACAGGCGGCTCAGCATCAACCTCCATCTGAGGTCCAGGTcccacctccgcgggacgttcatgttcctccccgcaggcctcgtgggcgaccttgCAAAAATGCCGCCacaagaagaacggagcaacctccaccACCAGCTGAACAGCCTGCTCCCTcgaggccccgaagaaacacCCGGGCTAGAGCTTCTGTTAACTCAACTACTGAGTTACCAGCTGAAACTGGGAATAATCGAGCCCCTGCAGCGGCTCAGATTCCTGGTAA
This genomic interval from Humulus lupulus chromosome 8, drHumLupu1.1, whole genome shotgun sequence contains the following:
- the LOC133796591 gene encoding uncharacterized protein LOC133796591, with the protein product MASSDNPEVSDRGIKKGGDDDNNNDKDEGNKGTGFIDKVKDFIHDIGEKIEEAIGFGKPTADVTAIHIPSINLEKADIVVDVLIKNPNPVPIPLVDINYLIESDARKLISGLIPDAGTIHAHGEETVTIPLTLIYDDIKSTYDDIQPGSIIPYKIKVDLIVDVPVFGRLTLPLEKTGEIPIPYKPDVDLEKIRFQRFSFEETVAVLHLKLENKNDFDLCLNTLDYEVWLSDVSIGGAQLSKSAKMEKTGITTIDVPITFRPKDFGSAMWDMIRGKGTGYTIKGHIDVDTPFGAMKLPIVKEGGTTRLKKNKEDGGDDDDDDEE